A single region of the Calonectris borealis chromosome 21, bCalBor7.hap1.2, whole genome shotgun sequence genome encodes:
- the PTGES gene encoding prostaglandin E synthase, with the protein MMENTVFMSFTFYSTILILKMYVVAIITGQVRLRKKAFANPEDALRNGGLQYYREDPDVERCRRAHRNDMENIFPFLFLGAIYSLLDPSPAVARIHFFIFCVGRIVHTVAYLLRLKAPTRSVAYGVAQLPCFSMALQILLATTPYW; encoded by the exons ATGATGGAAAACACAGTGTTTATGTCATTTACGTTCTACAGCAcgatcttgattttaaaaatgtatgtcgTCGCCATCATTACGGGACAAGTGAGGCTCAGAAAGAAG GCGTTTGCAAACCCGGAGGACGCACTGCGCAACGGGGGGCTGCAGTACTACCGCGAGGACCCCGACGTGGAGCGGTGCCGCAG GGCCCACCGCAATGACATGGAGAacatctttcccttcctcttccttggAGCCATCTACTCCCTGCTGGATCCCAGTCCCGCAGTGGCCAGGATCCACTTCTTCATATTCTGCGTGGGGCGCATTGTCCACACCGTCGCCTACCTCCTGCGGCTGAAGGCACCCACGCGCTCCGTGGCCTATGGCGTGGCGCAGCTGCCCTGCTTCTCCATGGCTCTGCAGATCCTCCTCGCCACCACCCCGTACTGGTAA